One genomic window of Moorella glycerini includes the following:
- the folB gene encoding dihydroneopterin aldolase → MEKEDLLLVKGMQFWAKHGYFPEENTLGQRFVVDVEVSIDMSHTCTTDDLTGSLSYMDVYAIAERVATKEQYRTVQRIAQRIADEIIAAYPIKQVRVTVKKPSVAIGGIVEYSGCSIVREPQKN, encoded by the coding sequence TTGGAAAAGGAAGATCTATTATTGGTTAAAGGGATGCAGTTTTGGGCCAAACACGGTTATTTTCCTGAGGAAAACACGTTAGGCCAGCGTTTTGTTGTCGATGTTGAAGTTTCTATTGATATGAGCCATACCTGTACTACCGACGACCTGACGGGCTCTTTAAGCTATATGGATGTTTACGCCATTGCTGAGCGGGTGGCAACTAAAGAACAATATAGGACAGTGCAAAGGATTGCCCAGCGTATCGCCGATGAAATAATAGCTGCCTACCCTATAAAGCAAGTCCGGGTGACAGTAAAAAAACCCTCTGTGGCCATCGGCGGTATTGTGGAATATAGCGGTTGCTCCATAGTCCGGGAGCCGCAAAAAAATTAA
- a CDS encoding ABC transporter permease: MVLLDIFTDADFYNAAIRLTTPLLLAAMGGLFSERAGVLNLGLEGMMLMGAFFGYLGAFYSHSVLIGLVVAALCGGLLALLHAYLSITVKVDQIVTAVGLNMLALGITSTFFRLIFGMDLKQLESPGMVPVNFGALSKIPFIGHIFFEQVPLVYLAVVLVLLVNYILYHTSWGLSIRAAGEHPKALDVAGIDVVKVRYLAVVLSGFLSGLGGAAITLSGINTFYDNITAGRGFIAFAAIVFGKWTAAGTAMATLLFGAGEALQLRLQAFNFQLPYQFFLMLPYALTLIVLIFFMGPAKGPAASGLPYIKDKARGHHRRTVKVKQSGANL; this comes from the coding sequence ATGGTTTTACTTGATATATTTACCGATGCAGACTTCTACAATGCTGCCATCCGGTTAACCACCCCCCTCTTGCTGGCAGCTATGGGCGGGCTTTTTAGCGAACGGGCCGGAGTTTTAAACCTGGGATTAGAAGGTATGATGCTCATGGGCGCTTTTTTTGGCTACCTTGGTGCCTTTTATTCCCATAGTGTCCTTATCGGCCTCGTGGTCGCAGCTCTATGTGGTGGGCTACTGGCCCTGTTGCATGCTTATTTGAGTATTACCGTCAAGGTAGACCAGATTGTGACGGCAGTTGGCCTTAATATGCTTGCCCTGGGAATAACTAGCACCTTTTTTCGCCTGATTTTTGGTATGGACCTCAAACAACTGGAAAGCCCGGGGATGGTACCCGTAAATTTTGGTGCTTTAAGTAAAATCCCTTTTATTGGCCATATATTTTTTGAACAGGTACCCCTGGTTTATCTGGCCGTTGTCCTGGTACTTTTGGTTAACTATATCCTTTATCATACTTCCTGGGGCCTGTCTATCCGGGCTGCCGGTGAACATCCCAAGGCCCTGGATGTAGCTGGCATTGATGTGGTCAAAGTACGTTACCTGGCAGTCGTCCTCAGCGGCTTCTTGTCCGGCCTGGGAGGAGCAGCCATTACCTTGAGCGGCATTAACACCTTTTACGATAATATTACTGCTGGGCGTGGTTTTATCGCCTTTGCCGCTATAGTGTTCGGTAAATGGACAGCCGCTGGCACCGCTATGGCAACCCTCTTATTTGGGGCAGGTGAAGCGTTGCAATTACGCTTACAGGCCTTTAATTTCCAACTGCCCTATCAATTCTTTTTGATGTTACCTTATGCCCTTACTTTGATAGTCCTTATATTCTTCATGGGGCCTGCTAAAGGTCCGGCCGCCAGCGGTCTTCCTTATATCAAGGATAAAGCCCGCGGCCATCATCGCCGGACAGTAAAGGTAAAGCAATCGGGGGCGAATTTATGA
- a CDS encoding sugar phosphate nucleotidyltransferase: MKAIIMAGGEGSRLRPLTCKRPKPLVPVANRPVMEYCLDLLRDLGIKEVGVTLQYLPALIQEYFGDGRNFGLHLHYFVEDKPLGTAGSVKNAASFLDETFVVVSGDALTDFDLRPAIARHKESGALATLVLTTVDNPLEYGVVITNPDGSIRSFLEKPSWGEVFSDRVNTGIYILEPEVLELVPEGQPFDFSKDLFPRLLKEKRPLYGVTLSGYWCDIGNLAQYRQAQEDILQGRVKVRVVGEDRGKGVVAGAGVEIDPAARITGPVLIGSYCRIGPGAVVGPFTVLGPYTRLEEGASVKRSILWDNVYVGEGASLRGAVVCSRAGLQRQVRIYEGAVIGDGSQVDIGAEVRPEVKVWPEKILGRETVVHESLIWGQGTARPLFVGSQAPGYLKGDLTPFQVTRMGVAYGASFTPGTMVGLSTFAGGAGEMLFKAMAAGLMAAGVKVADLGRLPTPVHRFAVRSLRLAGGCHIKQDAANRDKLWLHLVNERGHDLAPGAVRKIENLYWREDGRQVKEVQATTYFPALQETYREWLLSTLGDAGLKRRPVRIALGCQGEIAALAAEVLQRAGADVVRLDFDPAKGWRDIQGDLPFFAAEIGRYGAGLGAAMDQNGEELILFTGEGRRLTPSQQQALLARVYLEANREARLVLPVTASRVAELVAGHLGGTVERVKSHPGIHQEAMARVNGEAAPAQQHLQLDALAALLYILDWLARRDESLAGAVAALPAVHTVTRTVPCPWEAKGRVMRTLISEEPAEGVELLDGVQIRQQDGWSLVLPDGETPHYRIYSEAFSQEMAEELASFYERRLRELIHGGKNMDRNNGKK, translated from the coding sequence ATGAAGGCGATTATCATGGCCGGCGGGGAGGGGTCGCGCTTGCGGCCCCTGACCTGCAAGCGGCCCAAACCCCTGGTGCCGGTGGCCAACCGGCCGGTAATGGAATACTGCCTGGACCTGTTACGTGACCTGGGTATCAAAGAAGTAGGGGTGACCCTGCAGTACCTACCGGCATTGATCCAGGAATACTTCGGTGACGGCAGAAACTTCGGCCTGCACCTGCATTATTTTGTGGAGGATAAGCCCCTGGGTACCGCCGGCAGCGTCAAAAACGCGGCTTCCTTTTTAGATGAAACCTTTGTGGTGGTAAGCGGCGACGCCCTTACGGATTTTGACCTGCGGCCGGCTATTGCCCGGCACAAGGAAAGCGGCGCCCTGGCCACCCTGGTGCTAACGACTGTCGACAACCCCCTGGAGTACGGGGTAGTGATTACCAATCCCGACGGCAGCATCCGTTCCTTCCTGGAAAAGCCCAGCTGGGGCGAGGTTTTCAGCGACCGGGTCAATACCGGCATCTATATCCTGGAGCCCGAGGTCCTGGAACTGGTGCCGGAAGGGCAGCCCTTTGACTTCAGCAAGGACCTCTTCCCCCGGTTGTTAAAGGAAAAGCGTCCCCTCTACGGGGTGACTCTATCTGGTTACTGGTGTGACATTGGTAATCTAGCCCAGTACCGCCAGGCCCAGGAGGACATTTTGCAGGGCAGGGTTAAAGTCCGGGTGGTGGGTGAAGACCGGGGTAAGGGCGTGGTGGCCGGTGCAGGAGTGGAGATTGACCCTGCGGCCAGGATTACAGGCCCGGTTCTGATAGGCAGCTATTGCCGTATCGGCCCGGGGGCTGTGGTCGGGCCTTTTACCGTGCTGGGGCCATACACCCGGCTGGAAGAAGGGGCCAGCGTCAAACGGTCCATCCTCTGGGATAATGTATATGTCGGGGAAGGAGCCAGCCTGCGGGGGGCGGTGGTCTGCAGCCGGGCCGGCCTGCAGCGGCAGGTGCGGATTTATGAAGGCGCGGTTATCGGCGACGGCAGCCAGGTAGACATCGGGGCGGAGGTGCGGCCGGAGGTAAAGGTCTGGCCGGAAAAAATTTTAGGCCGGGAGACGGTGGTGCATGAAAGCCTCATCTGGGGCCAGGGAACGGCTCGTCCCCTCTTTGTTGGCAGCCAGGCGCCGGGTTACCTGAAGGGAGATTTAACTCCCTTCCAGGTTACCCGCATGGGGGTGGCCTATGGTGCCAGTTTTACACCAGGGACCATGGTGGGCTTGAGTACCTTTGCCGGTGGGGCCGGGGAAATGCTCTTTAAGGCCATGGCCGCCGGCCTGATGGCTGCCGGGGTCAAGGTGGCCGACCTGGGCCGGTTACCAACCCCGGTCCATCGTTTTGCCGTCCGCTCTTTAAGGCTGGCCGGTGGCTGCCATATTAAACAGGATGCTGCTAACCGGGATAAGCTCTGGTTGCACCTGGTCAATGAGCGCGGCCACGATTTAGCTCCTGGAGCGGTGCGTAAAATCGAAAACCTCTACTGGCGGGAAGACGGCCGCCAGGTGAAAGAGGTACAGGCCACTACCTATTTCCCGGCCCTGCAGGAAACCTACCGCGAGTGGTTATTGTCGACCCTGGGGGACGCAGGGCTAAAGAGAAGGCCGGTACGGATAGCCCTGGGGTGCCAGGGAGAAATAGCCGCCCTGGCCGCTGAGGTGTTACAGCGGGCCGGCGCCGACGTGGTCCGGCTGGATTTTGACCCCGCTAAGGGCTGGAGGGATATCCAGGGTGATTTACCCTTTTTCGCCGCAGAAATCGGGCGCTACGGTGCCGGCCTGGGAGCAGCCATGGATCAAAATGGCGAGGAATTAATCCTTTTTACCGGTGAGGGGCGCCGGTTAACACCCTCCCAGCAACAGGCCCTGCTGGCCCGGGTCTACCTGGAAGCCAACCGGGAGGCGCGCCTGGTCCTGCCGGTGACGGCATCCCGGGTAGCGGAGCTGGTGGCCGGGCACCTGGGAGGAACGGTAGAGCGAGTGAAAAGCCATCCCGGTATCCACCAGGAAGCCATGGCCCGGGTGAATGGCGAAGCCGCCCCGGCGCAGCAGCACCTGCAGCTGGATGCCCTGGCAGCCCTCCTCTATATCCTGGACTGGCTGGCCCGGCGAGACGAGAGCCTGGCCGGGGCCGTGGCCGCCCTGCCGGCCGTCCATACCGTCACCCGGACCGTGCCCTGTCCCTGGGAAGCCAAGGGCCGGGTCATGCGCACTTTGATCAGCGAGGAACCGGCCGAAGGGGTGGAACTACTGGATGGGGTCCAGATACGCCAGCAAGATGGCTGGTCCCTGGTATTACCCGACGGGGAAACACCTCATTACCGCATATACAGCGAAGCCTTTTCCCAGGAGATGGCTGAAGAGCTGGCCAGTTTTTATGAGCGGCGCTTAAGGGAATTAATTCATGGAGGTAAAAATATGGACAGGAATAACGGGAAGAAGTAA
- a CDS encoding ABC transporter permease: MFEGAFSGLGNFGASLVLAIPLMLAGLGIALAFRSGIFNIGAEGQLYLGAMAATYFGARYHDLPFIIHLPLALAASCAAGALWALIPGYLKVRRGFNEVITTILLNYIGVHFVNYAVNSFLKDPATYAPQSPPVAATARLPKLLPGTELNAGLFLGLLAAGILFVIIYKTDWGYQLRAVGSNPEAARTAGMNADRTLIGAMIVSGSLAGLAGAVQILGYQYILLQDFSPNTGYDAIAVALLGKLNPLGTVMAAIFFGALRNGANTMQILTGIPVTIVYVIQAIIILCVLGFTRLKLNFIRFSQPREVDF; encoded by the coding sequence ATGTTTGAAGGCGCTTTTAGTGGCCTGGGTAACTTCGGGGCCAGTTTGGTCCTGGCCATACCTTTAATGCTGGCTGGTCTGGGCATTGCCCTGGCTTTTCGCTCCGGGATCTTCAACATTGGTGCTGAAGGACAACTTTATCTTGGAGCTATGGCTGCAACTTATTTTGGTGCCCGTTACCATGATTTACCATTCATTATTCACCTCCCCCTGGCGCTGGCGGCAAGTTGTGCCGCCGGCGCCCTGTGGGCTTTAATCCCGGGATATTTAAAAGTGCGCCGGGGGTTCAATGAAGTTATTACCACAATCCTTTTAAACTACATTGGTGTCCACTTTGTTAATTATGCCGTTAACAGCTTTTTAAAAGACCCGGCTACCTATGCCCCCCAATCACCGCCGGTAGCTGCTACTGCCCGGTTGCCCAAACTTTTGCCGGGAACCGAACTTAATGCAGGGCTTTTCCTGGGCTTACTAGCGGCAGGGATACTATTTGTTATAATCTACAAAACTGATTGGGGTTACCAGTTACGGGCGGTGGGCTCTAATCCTGAAGCCGCACGGACGGCCGGCATGAACGCCGACCGCACTTTAATTGGCGCTATGATAGTCAGCGGCTCCCTGGCCGGTTTAGCCGGGGCAGTCCAAATTCTGGGCTACCAGTATATTTTACTGCAAGACTTTTCACCCAATACCGGCTATGATGCCATCGCTGTAGCGCTTCTTGGTAAACTTAATCCTCTAGGTACAGTAATGGCAGCCATTTTTTTCGGTGCTTTACGGAATGGCGCTAATACTATGCAGATTCTCACGGGTATTCCGGTTACCATCGTCTATGTTATCCAGGCCATTATTATCCTCTGTGTCCTGGGTTTTACTAGACTAAAGCTTAATTTCATCAGGTTCAGTCAGCCGCGTGAGGTGGACTTTTAA
- a CDS encoding ABC transporter ATP-binding protein: MKPILSLRGIVKEFPGVLANDHIDLDVYPGEVHALLGENGAGKSTLMNILYGLYGADAGHIFLEGREVIIDSPRQAIRLGIGMVHQHFMLIPALTVAENIILGMAGGIHLNLREAARKIRVAGDQYGLKVNPEARVATLSVGQQQRVEILKALYRGARILILDEPTAVLTPQETQELFIILKRLTAEGVTVIFISHKLNEVMAISRRVSVLRRGRLVKTVFTEVTSPEELARLMVGREVNLHLDKQSSRPGMPVLEVEDLHVQKEQNLPAVRGISFTVRAGEIFGLAGVDGNGQSELIKAITGLLPVSKGRIKVCGQEATNLPPRKLLDLGLAHIPEDRQRQGLVLDMNLKENLILEYFYQPPFTRHHFLQAKPMQELANRLIKAYDIRTPNSEVPAVNLSGGNQQKVILARVLYRQPKLLIAVHPTRGLDVGATEYIHRNLIAERDKGCAVLLVSTELDEILNLSDRIGIIYEGVLMDIVDTTNADITNIGLLMAGRKQKAEEAV; encoded by the coding sequence ATGAAACCTATTCTAAGCCTGCGCGGCATAGTTAAGGAGTTCCCGGGAGTCCTGGCTAATGACCATATTGACCTGGATGTTTATCCGGGAGAAGTTCATGCTTTATTGGGAGAAAACGGCGCCGGTAAAAGTACCTTAATGAATATTCTTTATGGCCTCTATGGCGCCGATGCCGGCCATATTTTTTTAGAGGGCCGGGAAGTTATAATTGATTCCCCCCGGCAAGCCATCAGACTGGGTATTGGCATGGTGCACCAGCACTTTATGCTCATTCCGGCTCTAACAGTTGCTGAAAATATCATTCTGGGCATGGCCGGTGGTATCCATCTCAACCTGAGAGAAGCTGCCCGAAAAATCAGGGTTGCGGGTGATCAATATGGCTTAAAGGTTAATCCTGAGGCTCGAGTAGCCACATTATCTGTCGGCCAACAGCAACGGGTAGAAATTCTGAAAGCCCTATACCGGGGTGCCAGGATTTTAATTCTCGATGAACCGACGGCTGTCCTTACTCCTCAGGAAACTCAAGAGCTGTTTATAATCTTAAAACGGCTTACTGCTGAAGGCGTTACCGTCATTTTTATTAGCCACAAGCTGAATGAAGTAATGGCTATTAGCCGCAGGGTTTCCGTATTGCGCCGGGGTCGTCTTGTTAAGACGGTTTTTACTGAGGTTACCTCTCCTGAAGAACTGGCTCGCCTGATGGTTGGGCGGGAAGTAAATCTTCATTTAGATAAACAATCCTCTCGCCCCGGTATGCCAGTGTTAGAAGTAGAAGATTTGCATGTGCAAAAGGAACAAAATTTACCGGCTGTGCGGGGGATATCTTTTACAGTACGTGCCGGTGAAATTTTCGGTTTGGCCGGTGTCGACGGCAATGGTCAGTCCGAATTAATCAAAGCTATTACAGGCTTGCTCCCCGTTAGCAAGGGTCGAATTAAGGTTTGCGGCCAGGAAGCAACAAACCTGCCGCCGCGAAAACTTCTCGACCTGGGCCTGGCCCATATACCTGAAGATCGCCAGCGACAAGGTTTAGTGCTGGATATGAACCTTAAAGAAAACCTAATTCTCGAATATTTTTACCAGCCACCTTTTACTCGGCATCATTTTTTACAAGCCAAACCAATGCAGGAACTGGCAAACAGATTAATCAAGGCTTATGATATCCGGACCCCTAATAGCGAGGTGCCGGCTGTTAACCTTTCTGGCGGCAATCAACAAAAGGTAATCCTGGCGCGGGTACTTTACCGCCAGCCTAAACTCCTGATTGCCGTTCATCCCACACGGGGATTGGATGTTGGGGCAACGGAGTATATTCATCGCAACCTCATTGCAGAAAGAGACAAGGGTTGTGCGGTGTTATTGGTTTCTACTGAACTTGATGAGATATTAAATCTAAGCGACCGTATCGGGATTATTTATGAGGGAGTATTAATGGACATTGTTGATACCACTAATGCTGATATCACCAACATTGGCCTATTGATGGCGGGCAGAAAGCAAAAAGCCGAGGAGGCAGTTTAA
- a CDS encoding iron-containing alcohol dehydrogenase family protein yields the protein MPNQFYLSTRLYFGAGARRELTNFLQAKDRVLVITDRGVVESSTLLKIEEILEESGNSREIYSDIVPNPRAATVEKALEFARDFGATAIIALGGGSPLDVAKMVSVLLTNGGRLEEYQWAGKPLQVPGIPLYALPTTAGTGSEVTRTAVIVDRNTKKGIVSEKLLPVAAFIDPELMLTLPPFITAITGMDALTHAIEALVARKSNPFTDAWAAEAIKLLGQWLRKAFAVGDDLVAREQVAIASSLAGAAMDQAGLGIVHALAGPLSSYYDVPHGLANAVLLPWGMNFNLVAVPEKYALIAHLLGKGVGESIDVAAREAVMAVHELLSDLELPANLASYLQKEEDIAQFAGEAAAMFLAKANPRVVTPEACKGILQKVLKG from the coding sequence ATGCCGAATCAATTTTATTTGTCTACGAGACTTTACTTTGGTGCCGGGGCACGCCGAGAATTAACTAATTTTTTACAAGCTAAGGATAGAGTTCTAGTGATTACAGACCGGGGTGTAGTAGAAAGCAGTACCCTACTCAAAATAGAAGAAATATTAGAGGAAAGCGGTAACAGCCGGGAAATCTATAGCGATATTGTACCCAACCCGCGGGCTGCTACTGTAGAAAAGGCTCTGGAGTTTGCCCGGGACTTCGGAGCGACCGCCATCATTGCCTTGGGCGGGGGTAGCCCCCTGGATGTGGCCAAAATGGTCAGCGTCCTGCTGACCAATGGGGGCAGGCTGGAAGAATACCAGTGGGCTGGGAAACCCTTACAGGTACCAGGGATACCCCTTTACGCCCTGCCCACTACAGCCGGTACCGGGAGTGAAGTAACCCGGACGGCAGTTATCGTGGACCGTAACACCAAAAAGGGCATCGTCAGCGAAAAATTATTGCCGGTAGCAGCCTTTATTGACCCCGAGCTAATGCTTACTTTACCACCGTTTATTACAGCAATAACAGGTATGGATGCCTTAACCCACGCTATTGAAGCCCTGGTGGCCAGGAAGAGCAACCCGTTTACCGATGCTTGGGCAGCGGAGGCGATAAAACTGCTGGGACAATGGCTACGCAAAGCCTTTGCTGTAGGCGATGACCTGGTAGCCAGGGAGCAGGTAGCTATAGCCAGTAGCCTGGCGGGTGCTGCCATGGACCAGGCAGGGTTGGGTATTGTCCACGCCCTGGCAGGACCCTTAAGTAGCTACTATGATGTACCCCATGGACTGGCCAATGCCGTCTTGCTCCCCTGGGGTATGAACTTTAATCTGGTTGCAGTACCTGAAAAGTACGCCCTTATTGCACACTTACTGGGTAAAGGGGTTGGCGAAAGTATCGACGTGGCCGCCCGGGAAGCAGTAATGGCTGTACACGAGCTTTTAAGCGATCTTGAACTACCGGCAAACCTGGCTTCCTACTTGCAAAAGGAAGAGGATATCGCTCAGTTTGCAGGGGAAGCAGCCGCGATGTTTCTCGCCAAAGCTAACCCCCGGGTAGTTACTCCAGAGGCGTGTAAAGGGATTTTACAGAAGGTATTAAAAGGCTGA
- a CDS encoding BMP family protein yields the protein MLALVAGCGSKPANETGKQGNTSTTSNSNTNSDTKGEFKVALIAPGAVNDGGWNASALQGLNEIQAKLGAKIAYTEKVAPANYTQVIRTYARQGYNLIFGHSFDFDEAMKSVAPEFPNTQFVVINGSVTGPNLASTSFKFGELGYFTGMTAGLITKSNKVGVVAPMAAPTVTADIDTFKEGVAKVNPKASVAVSYVGSWEDIPKAKEAAKALLSQGNDVLLVMGNSFSIGVFQACKDANAKAIGWVTDQNFMAPDTIVTSGLQSVEALYLKIAETAKKGKLEPQHYVYGMKDGAQSLAPFKNVPQDVVDKVQSAVKDYLDGKFSIKTLY from the coding sequence GTGCTGGCCCTGGTAGCCGGGTGTGGTAGTAAGCCAGCTAATGAAACTGGTAAACAAGGCAATACGTCTACAACCAGCAACAGTAACACTAATAGTGACACTAAAGGTGAATTTAAGGTGGCCCTGATTGCTCCCGGGGCGGTTAATGATGGCGGGTGGAATGCTTCAGCTTTACAGGGTTTAAATGAGATTCAGGCCAAGCTGGGGGCTAAAATTGCCTATACAGAAAAAGTCGCTCCAGCCAATTATACCCAAGTAATCCGTACTTACGCCCGCCAGGGTTATAACCTTATTTTTGGACACAGCTTTGATTTTGATGAAGCCATGAAATCGGTGGCGCCAGAATTCCCTAATACCCAGTTCGTGGTGATCAATGGCAGCGTTACCGGTCCCAATTTAGCTTCAACCAGTTTTAAATTTGGCGAACTAGGTTACTTCACAGGCATGACAGCAGGTTTAATCACCAAGAGCAACAAAGTTGGCGTCGTTGCTCCTATGGCCGCTCCAACTGTTACCGCTGATATTGATACCTTTAAAGAAGGTGTTGCCAAGGTAAACCCCAAAGCTAGTGTAGCGGTATCCTATGTTGGCAGCTGGGAAGATATCCCGAAAGCCAAGGAAGCAGCCAAGGCCTTACTATCCCAGGGTAATGATGTTTTGCTGGTTATGGGTAATTCCTTTAGTATTGGTGTTTTCCAGGCCTGTAAGGATGCTAATGCCAAGGCTATTGGCTGGGTGACGGATCAGAATTTCATGGCGCCGGATACAATCGTTACCAGCGGACTGCAGTCGGTGGAGGCCCTTTATCTCAAAATAGCTGAAACGGCTAAAAAGGGAAAACTGGAACCACAGCATTATGTTTATGGAATGAAGGATGGCGCCCAGTCACTGGCACCCTTTAAAAACGTACCGCAAGATGTAGTTGATAAAGTTCAAAGTGCTGTTAAAGATTATCTGGATGGCAAATTTTCCATTAAAACCTTGTATTAA
- the mch gene encoding methenyltetrahydromethanopterin cyclohydrolase: MFSYNQEAVRIIKENVLPRSEELRIGVQVLDNGATVIDMGINYPGSWNAARYFVQIGLGGRGEVKYGKMEIAGYLVPTIGVYVTRPVITEMSSHVAYWKLKYKDQSIVISGPIRAIKAPDVFAQAVSYREPHGEYGVAMIQTTELPGPDLADLIAREAGVPAAKLYILAAGTGTIVGAVQVAARNVEQTLPSLYDRGFKMNNIIQAFGIAPVVAIVSDEMEAYGRVNDCLIYGQETILWVDCEDGEIEKVLADLPFNKNSDVYGVPFKELFARCGGSWAKVPRDWDAPAKVTFFNVRSGRSYATGSINNKVLLNDFWG, from the coding sequence GTGTTTAGCTATAACCAGGAAGCAGTCAGAATTATAAAGGAAAATGTATTACCACGGTCGGAAGAACTACGTATTGGCGTGCAGGTTTTGGACAATGGTGCCACCGTAATCGATATGGGGATTAATTATCCCGGTAGTTGGAATGCAGCCCGTTATTTCGTCCAGATCGGCCTGGGCGGCCGGGGGGAAGTCAAGTACGGTAAAATGGAAATAGCAGGTTACCTGGTGCCGACCATTGGCGTTTATGTGACCAGGCCGGTGATAACTGAGATGAGCTCCCATGTAGCCTACTGGAAGTTGAAATATAAAGATCAGAGTATTGTCATTTCCGGTCCTATCCGGGCCATCAAGGCTCCGGATGTATTTGCCCAGGCGGTATCTTACCGGGAACCCCATGGCGAATACGGGGTAGCCATGATCCAGACGACGGAATTACCTGGTCCCGACCTTGCCGACCTGATTGCTCGTGAAGCAGGAGTACCGGCAGCAAAACTTTATATATTAGCAGCTGGCACTGGAACCATAGTAGGAGCCGTTCAGGTGGCAGCTCGCAATGTAGAGCAGACTTTACCTTCCCTTTATGACCGCGGGTTTAAAATGAATAACATAATCCAGGCGTTCGGTATTGCTCCAGTTGTGGCTATAGTGTCGGATGAGATGGAGGCTTATGGCCGCGTAAATGACTGCCTGATCTACGGCCAAGAAACAATCCTATGGGTGGATTGTGAAGATGGGGAAATAGAAAAGGTCCTGGCTGACCTGCCTTTCAATAAAAATAGCGACGTTTACGGGGTCCCATTCAAAGAACTTTTTGCCAGGTGCGGTGGTTCGTGGGCCAAGGTACCCCGGGACTGGGATGCTCCTGCTAAAGTAACCTTTTTTAACGTCCGGAGCGGGCGCAGTTATGCTACCGGTTCCATTAATAACAAGGTTTTATTAAATGATTTTTGGGGGTAA
- a CDS encoding amidohydrolase family protein codes for MKEVDLIVVGGTIVTMDAARTIIFNGALAIEGSKIVAMGTSAEITAAYKGRKLINAKGHYIFPGLINSHTHLFQTLLKGLAADTPLQTWIARLITPVVPLLSEEDCYYAAQLGILEAIRSGTTTLLDFMYLTCHPEFSEAVITAAQTTGIRLLFGRGVHDTGVNRGVPPQLIEDVDTVLTEVDYLRRQYELKSDGMIHIWLAPSVMWGMSYSGLRSLAAYATENKVPITMHLMETDYDIDLCQADYGKRPLEILAEMGMLANHFLLVHGVQAEESDLQLMDAYRVSWSHCMAANLYLGSGVAPITRASPATAVSLATDGAASNNSQNMIELLKLTALVHKGVYRNPGIINASRIIAMATCEGARAVGMEKQIGTLAPGYRADLFIVNPGLPTTTPVHDPLATLVYSCDQENIETVIINGKIVMHCRHLLTINEEEVVNKVQDIARRLRDKLNI; via the coding sequence TTGAAAGAAGTAGACCTTATTGTTGTTGGTGGCACCATAGTAACTATGGATGCCGCCCGGACTATAATTTTTAATGGTGCCCTGGCTATTGAGGGCAGTAAGATTGTGGCTATGGGAACCTCGGCTGAAATAACAGCTGCCTATAAGGGGAGAAAGCTAATTAATGCCAAGGGTCATTATATTTTTCCTGGTTTGATTAATAGCCATACCCATCTATTTCAAACCTTACTCAAGGGTCTGGCCGCCGATACCCCTTTACAAACCTGGATTGCCCGCCTGATAACCCCTGTTGTACCTTTGCTTAGTGAGGAAGATTGCTATTATGCCGCCCAACTGGGTATATTGGAAGCCATCCGCAGCGGTACGACGACCTTGCTGGATTTTATGTATCTGACCTGCCACCCGGAATTTTCGGAAGCAGTTATTACGGCCGCCCAAACGACCGGCATCCGCCTGCTCTTTGGTCGGGGCGTGCATGATACCGGTGTTAACCGGGGTGTCCCGCCCCAACTGATTGAAGATGTGGATACCGTTCTGACGGAAGTGGACTATCTACGCCGGCAGTATGAATTAAAAAGCGATGGAATGATTCATATTTGGCTGGCGCCTTCAGTGATGTGGGGGATGAGTTATAGCGGTCTACGTTCCCTTGCAGCTTATGCCACGGAAAACAAGGTTCCCATTACCATGCACTTAATGGAAACAGATTATGACATTGATCTTTGCCAGGCTGATTACGGGAAACGGCCTCTGGAAATCCTGGCCGAGATGGGTATGCTGGCTAACCATTTTCTTTTAGTGCATGGGGTTCAAGCTGAAGAGAGTGATTTACAATTAATGGATGCATACCGGGTATCTTGGTCCCATTGTATGGCGGCTAATCTCTATCTAGGGTCAGGTGTTGCCCCCATAACCCGGGCCTCCCCGGCGACCGCTGTCTCTTTGGCTACTGACGGCGCTGCCAGTAATAACAGCCAGAATATGATTGAATTATTAAAGCTCACGGCTTTGGTGCATAAAGGTGTCTACCGCAATCCAGGTATTATTAATGCCTCCCGCATTATTGCTATGGCCACCTGTGAAGGTGCCCGGGCGGTTGGAATGGAGAAACAAATTGGCACCCTGGCACCTGGTTACCGGGCTGATTTATTTATAGTTAACCCAGGGTTACCAACAACTACTCCGGTCCACGATCCCCTGGCGACTCTGGTCTACTCTTGCGATCAGGAAAATATCGAGACGGTAATAATTAACGGGAAGATTGTGATGCATTGCCGCCACCTGCTTACTATCAATGAAGAAGAAGTAGTCAATAAAGTCCAAGATATTGCCCGCCGCCTCAGGGATAAATTAAATATATAG